One part of the Lapillicoccus jejuensis genome encodes these proteins:
- a CDS encoding sensor histidine kinase — protein MRPGTGGRHLHRHEPLQRMARSTYVAWLVLALVCSIVMYNLPGDETIPYHIAWAAFALAFGARVWSRTQTWAALAGFTLLTGGILVLRVSEGVLAWQETAEIPLMSLLMGLLVWNVRRRQDALTTSTELAQRELQRVADQVLLTRLTSHELRSPLTISTGYLRLLRESESDPARVADLDIVRDEVERISRTSERLLRLIRLQGDDGLELVDVDAVAREVLRRWAGVTDREWVLDVGAGEAVGSAERLRVVLDTLVENAVRYTEPGQVVRVHTGRDAQGGLVVGVADAGRGIGADRRAALTEAGATAGFTDPLEADERSQTGLGLGIVRSVAVARGGRLVVDEAPEGGVFVHIRVPAPDHATSAHPVPLAATGVGPRVVTVEHGRPVPAPHAT, from the coding sequence GTGCGCCCCGGCACCGGCGGCCGCCACCTGCACCGGCACGAGCCGCTGCAGCGCATGGCCCGCAGCACGTACGTCGCGTGGCTCGTCCTCGCGCTCGTCTGCAGCATCGTCATGTACAACCTGCCGGGCGACGAGACGATCCCGTACCACATCGCCTGGGCCGCCTTCGCGCTCGCCTTCGGCGCCCGGGTGTGGTCACGGACCCAGACCTGGGCGGCCCTCGCCGGGTTCACGCTGCTGACCGGCGGCATCCTCGTCCTGCGGGTCTCGGAGGGGGTCCTCGCCTGGCAGGAGACCGCCGAGATCCCGCTCATGAGCCTCCTCATGGGGCTGCTGGTCTGGAACGTGCGCCGCCGCCAGGACGCCCTCACCACGTCGACCGAGCTCGCCCAGCGCGAGCTGCAGCGCGTGGCCGACCAGGTCCTGCTGACCCGGCTCACCTCGCACGAGCTGCGCTCGCCGCTCACCATCAGCACCGGCTACCTGCGCCTGCTGCGCGAGAGCGAGAGCGACCCGGCCCGGGTGGCCGACCTCGACATCGTGCGCGACGAGGTCGAGCGGATCTCGCGCACTTCGGAGCGGCTGCTGCGCCTCATCCGGCTCCAGGGCGACGACGGCCTCGAGCTGGTCGACGTCGACGCCGTCGCCCGCGAGGTGCTGCGCCGCTGGGCGGGGGTGACCGACCGCGAGTGGGTCCTCGACGTCGGCGCCGGCGAGGCCGTCGGCTCGGCGGAGCGGCTGCGCGTCGTCCTCGACACGCTCGTCGAGAACGCGGTGCGCTACACCGAGCCGGGCCAGGTCGTCCGCGTGCACACCGGGCGCGACGCCCAGGGCGGGCTCGTCGTCGGCGTCGCCGACGCGGGGCGCGGCATCGGCGCCGACCGCCGCGCGGCGCTCACCGAGGCCGGGGCGACCGCCGGGTTCACCGACCCCCTCGAGGCCGACGAACGCTCGCAGACCGGTCTCGGCCTCGGCATCGTGCGCAGCGTCGCGGTGGCCCGGGGCGGCCGGCTCGTCGTCGACGAGGCCCCCGAGGGCGGGGTGTTCGTGCACATCCGCGTCCCGGCGCCCGACCACGCGACCAGCGCGCACCCGGTCCCGCTGGCCGCGACCGGGGTCGGCCCCCGGGTCGTCACCGTCGAGCACGGTCGACCGGTCCCCGCCCCTCACGCGACCTAG
- a CDS encoding response regulator transcription factor, whose translation MDSILVVDDEARMRTLLQRILGQQGFSVVPAGGPEQALSALAAQQVDLVLLDLVLGPHSGLPLLDRLRREHPQVPVIVVSGVTDVAVRVQALDRGAIDVVGKPFDPVELHARIRRHLDHGTAPTGRYVEAGGLRLDLSRRTVEGPGGTRALAEREAALLAHLMRRRGDVCTREELLRSVWGLDFDPGTNLVDVNIRRLRLKVLGLPMETVRGVGYCFVGA comes from the coding sequence GTGGACTCGATACTGGTCGTCGACGACGAAGCTCGGATGCGCACGCTGCTGCAGCGCATCCTGGGGCAGCAGGGGTTCTCGGTCGTGCCCGCGGGCGGGCCGGAGCAGGCGCTCTCGGCCCTGGCCGCCCAACAGGTCGACCTCGTCCTGCTCGACCTCGTCCTCGGCCCGCACAGCGGCCTGCCGCTGCTCGACCGGCTGCGCCGCGAGCACCCGCAGGTCCCGGTCATCGTCGTGTCCGGGGTGACCGACGTCGCCGTCCGGGTGCAGGCGCTCGACCGGGGTGCCATCGACGTCGTCGGCAAGCCCTTCGACCCCGTCGAGCTGCACGCCCGGATCCGCCGGCACCTCGACCACGGGACCGCACCGACGGGCCGGTACGTCGAGGCCGGCGGACTGCGCCTCGACCTGTCCCGCCGCACCGTCGAGGGTCCCGGGGGGACCCGGGCGCTCGCCGAGCGCGAGGCCGCCCTGCTCGCCCACCTCATGCGCCGCCGCGGCGACGTGTGCACCCGGGAGGAGCTGCTCCGCTCGGTCTGGGGGCTCGACTTCGACCCCGGGACCAACCTCGTCGACGTCAACATCCGCCGGTTGCGCCTCAAGGTCCTCGGGCTGCCGATGGAGACCGTGCGCGGCGTCGGCTACTGCTTCGTGGGGGCCTGA
- a CDS encoding multicopper oxidase domain-containing protein: MMLPKNTSLSRRALLAGAGAMGMAVVGGRLVAPAVATPAAAPATLAGPAGPAKKVHLVGTDGWAAMPGSAPKDPPFFPDPLAPGDLNTYIFGFRDATGLDAAATAALRGHAQISAPMMWFDELDEITITLTNLGLVQRPDLFDGHTLHWHGFVNAIPLFDGVPELSLSVPIGRDFDYFYKVRDAGTYMYHCHFEDVEHVQMGMTGMVFVRPAQNKGTGSLPPGRYAYNDGDGSTRYDREYAFMMTEIWSAAHYRDAHIQVNDWTDFDPSFSCLNGRAWPDTVADNGNPMSTAAGALQYQPITSRIQARPGERVLLRLSSLSYNDHSLTCDEIPLTVVAKDASLLRGRDGTTNYQTTNTVTVGAGESRDVLFTAPDREGTYLLYDRDYNFLANGGGAGYGGMMTQVVVSAAAPAQQYPNDLTHDFPYDVGSAV; this comes from the coding sequence ATGATGCTTCCGAAGAACACCAGTCTCAGTCGCCGTGCCCTGCTGGCCGGGGCCGGGGCGATGGGGATGGCCGTCGTCGGTGGCCGGCTGGTCGCCCCGGCGGTCGCGACCCCGGCCGCCGCCCCGGCCACCCTGGCCGGCCCCGCCGGCCCCGCCAAGAAGGTGCACCTCGTCGGGACGGACGGCTGGGCCGCCATGCCCGGCAGCGCCCCGAAGGACCCGCCCTTCTTCCCCGACCCGCTGGCGCCGGGCGACCTCAACACGTACATCTTCGGGTTCCGCGACGCGACCGGGCTCGACGCGGCGGCCACCGCGGCCCTGCGCGGCCACGCCCAGATCAGCGCACCGATGATGTGGTTCGACGAGCTGGACGAGATCACCATCACGCTGACCAACCTCGGGCTCGTCCAGCGCCCCGACCTGTTCGACGGCCACACGCTTCACTGGCACGGGTTCGTCAACGCCATCCCGCTGTTCGACGGCGTCCCCGAGCTGTCGCTGTCCGTGCCGATCGGGCGCGACTTCGACTACTTCTACAAGGTCCGCGACGCCGGCACGTACATGTACCACTGCCACTTCGAGGACGTCGAGCACGTGCAGATGGGCATGACCGGCATGGTCTTCGTCCGGCCCGCGCAGAACAAGGGCACGGGCAGCCTCCCGCCGGGCCGGTACGCCTACAACGACGGGGACGGCTCGACCCGCTACGACCGCGAGTACGCCTTCATGATGACCGAGATCTGGTCGGCCGCCCACTACCGGGACGCCCACATCCAGGTCAACGACTGGACCGACTTCGACCCGTCGTTCTCCTGCCTCAACGGCCGGGCCTGGCCCGACACCGTCGCCGACAACGGCAACCCGATGTCGACCGCTGCGGGCGCCCTGCAGTACCAGCCGATCACGTCACGGATCCAGGCCCGGCCCGGGGAGCGGGTGCTGCTGCGCCTCTCGAGCCTCAGCTACAACGACCACTCGCTCACCTGCGACGAGATCCCGCTCACCGTCGTCGCCAAGGACGCGAGCCTCCTGCGCGGTCGCGACGGCACGACGAACTACCAGACGACGAACACCGTGACCGTCGGCGCGGGCGAGAGCCGGGACGTCCTCTTCACCGCCCCGGACCGCGAGGGCACCTACCTGCTCTACGACCGCGACTACAACTTCCTCGCCAACGGGGGCGGCGCGGGCTACGGCGGCATGATGACGCAGGTCGTCGTCTCCGCCGCCGCCCCGGCGCAGCAGTACCCCAACGACCTCACCCACGACTTCCCCTACGACGTCGGATCGGCGGTGTGA
- a CDS encoding multicopper oxidase domain-containing protein: MSRLLRRLLPGSARLRPVTTRLGLGAAVLAMVAAVAATTPGSAQAATSEGLACDTSPTNSFTLTADDGYISTPDGNSIYTWSYADEAQRSFQFPGPVLCVDSGAPVTVVLHNHLPEATSIIFPGQRAVRADGRPAAPQFATDAQGDPTTTMTSMVQSADALSGATPGEVTYTFTAGSPGTYLYKSGTDADKQDQMGLYGALIVRPAGHAGQLTGRGDSAFDPAHEYLFLLSEVDPDLHLAVERHQAVDWAGYRARYFLINGRSMPDTLAPNNAPWLPNQPYGAMVHIKPYDPARPVENAIRYLNAGTHNYPFHPHGSDERVVTTDGQALQGAGGEDLSYSKYDLDVAPGQSLDVVFHWQDAEGWTIGANGQPTHQIPTQIPAITDQLLVGSDTWFSQSPYLGQKNAVPTYITDNNACGEYYHIAHSHALQEATNYGATFGGMMTLYRIDPPAGCPGN, encoded by the coding sequence ATGAGTCGACTCCTGCGACGGCTCCTCCCGGGCTCGGCCCGGCTGCGGCCGGTGACCACCCGGCTCGGGCTCGGCGCCGCCGTCCTGGCCATGGTCGCGGCGGTGGCCGCGACGACCCCCGGCTCGGCCCAGGCGGCCACGTCCGAGGGGCTCGCCTGCGACACCAGCCCGACCAACAGCTTCACCCTGACCGCCGACGACGGGTACATCAGCACCCCGGACGGCAACTCCATCTACACGTGGAGCTACGCCGACGAGGCGCAGCGCTCGTTCCAGTTCCCCGGCCCGGTGCTGTGCGTCGACAGCGGTGCCCCGGTGACCGTGGTCCTGCACAACCACCTGCCCGAGGCCACGTCCATCATCTTCCCCGGCCAGCGCGCCGTCAGGGCCGACGGCCGGCCGGCCGCACCGCAGTTCGCGACCGACGCGCAGGGCGACCCGACGACGACGATGACCTCGATGGTCCAGTCGGCCGACGCGCTCAGCGGCGCGACGCCGGGGGAGGTGACCTACACCTTCACCGCCGGCTCCCCGGGAACGTACCTCTACAAGAGCGGCACCGACGCCGACAAGCAGGACCAGATGGGCCTGTACGGCGCCCTGATCGTGCGCCCCGCCGGGCACGCCGGGCAGCTCACCGGGCGCGGCGACTCGGCGTTCGACCCCGCCCACGAGTACCTGTTCCTGCTCTCCGAGGTCGACCCCGACCTGCACCTCGCGGTCGAGCGCCACCAGGCCGTCGACTGGGCGGGCTACCGCGCGCGCTACTTCCTCATCAACGGCCGCAGCATGCCCGACACCCTGGCGCCCAACAACGCGCCCTGGCTGCCGAACCAGCCGTACGGCGCGATGGTCCACATCAAGCCCTACGACCCGGCGAGGCCGGTGGAGAACGCGATCCGCTACCTCAACGCGGGCACCCACAACTACCCCTTCCACCCGCACGGCAGCGACGAGCGCGTCGTCACCACCGACGGCCAGGCCCTGCAGGGCGCCGGAGGCGAGGACCTGTCGTACAGCAAGTACGACCTCGACGTGGCCCCCGGCCAATCGCTCGACGTGGTCTTCCACTGGCAGGACGCCGAGGGCTGGACCATCGGCGCGAACGGCCAGCCGACGCACCAGATCCCGACGCAGATCCCGGCCATCACCGACCAGCTGCTGGTCGGCTCGGACACCTGGTTCAGCCAGAGCCCGTACCTCGGCCAGAAGAACGCCGTCCCGACCTACATCACGGACAACAACGCGTGCGGCGAGTACTACCACATCGCGCACAGCCACGCCCTGCAGGAAGCCACCAACTACGGCGCCACCTTCGGGGGGATGATGACGCTCTACCGCATCGACCCGCCCGCCGGCTGCCCCGGGAACTGA
- a CDS encoding multicopper oxidase domain-containing protein, with protein MPSRVPSHALPTTPILRRIAAVTGTTLLAATFLQTGTAHGLAAPTTTRAVAAPATSGAASSSTLTSRSARASLTAATTPTSVGKLAPAGCAVTGTTESCDLYASPGSALVGGQTLPIWGFSSTAGAAPTAPGPNLVVTQGDTVTVTLHNAWDAAAPNPQRLDLAFPGLSVGDFADGAGPGRAPVGPGGSVSYTFTATRAGTFLYEAGHADPAGNGARQVAMGLAGALVVLPADEVTTTSYADDTVLVLSEIDPDLAAHPDSFDMRGYSPRYRLINGNTFPEIPAVATNAGSTVRLRYVNAGQRQHPMTLLGATQSTIARDGHPLGFPDAQVTAVLEPGTTTDALVAVPDDGTSTFTLYESGDHLQSDGQTAGAGSTEVAFGGMMTALDTNAPVATGDVVGPKASAVTLTAPTLPPTGRDPVALTATLDDTRTGGAAIQSAEYVLDDPHTIGVGSGTPLTVTDPTAGRTTATGTITPDQLQLLGGGTHTVYVRGEDANGNWGAFAAGTLLVQGSGAATTGAYVSPALTDLQGGTALDATGDATASGGTVTGAEYYLQDDAVGGPTDAQIAAGGTPMSLNRTDAASVRAESADLSAAIAGLGDGDHLAWVRSKDDRGLWGPFTKVPFTVDTKGPTAVGQLMPSPTNGLVSSPGTPGYATVSATVDDTSAGGHRIVDAEAFVDPATKPDPTRYGSGLQLVPDAPTLTSSTESFHGGVPLSQLRALPEGEHHVWVHGKDAAGNWGDLFDSTFQVTKTAPVLGTAAQGLAVPAGNAGAATITATVPQANPNNTVSSTWLGAAEFWWGTTDPGVGKGTPVTGTLSAGVLTLSSLPVSGVAPGSRRLNVRVADLAGNWSNPVGATLAVTAPTLVQEPFSAPLGSAWTRTGSAVTVGNGVLQVSSGSAKAYVTSTASISRSVGTTLTTATATVDVDATGVTRAGWTTILSATGSGGQVFGLQLQRAATGPVQVRTVMTRPGTTAVTGTAVALPSGKATLTLVWRAGPKKATATTPAGLLTLSVDGSGTPASSSTGATSGLAVTGLSLGVVGTPATPGLRQTLRLDNLLLTP; from the coding sequence ATGCCGTCCCGCGTCCCGTCCCACGCGCTCCCCACCACCCCGATCCTGCGCCGCATCGCGGCGGTCACGGGGACGACGCTGCTCGCAGCGACGTTCCTCCAGACCGGTACGGCGCACGGGCTCGCCGCCCCCACCACCACCCGAGCGGTCGCCGCCCCAGCGACCTCGGGGGCGGCGAGCAGCTCCACCCTCACGTCCCGGTCGGCGCGCGCGTCGCTGACCGCCGCGACGACGCCGACCTCCGTGGGCAAGCTGGCCCCGGCCGGTTGCGCGGTCACCGGGACCACCGAGAGCTGCGACCTCTACGCCTCGCCCGGCTCCGCCCTCGTCGGCGGGCAGACGCTGCCGATCTGGGGCTTCTCGTCGACGGCCGGTGCCGCACCGACGGCCCCGGGGCCGAACCTCGTGGTCACCCAGGGCGACACCGTCACGGTGACCCTGCACAACGCGTGGGACGCCGCCGCGCCGAACCCGCAGCGTCTCGACCTCGCCTTCCCGGGCCTGTCCGTCGGCGACTTCGCCGACGGGGCCGGCCCCGGCCGGGCGCCGGTCGGCCCCGGGGGCTCGGTGTCCTACACCTTCACCGCCACCCGGGCCGGCACGTTCCTCTACGAGGCGGGCCACGCCGACCCGGCGGGCAACGGCGCCCGCCAGGTCGCCATGGGTCTGGCCGGTGCGCTCGTCGTCCTGCCCGCGGACGAGGTCACGACGACGTCGTACGCCGACGACACCGTGCTCGTGCTCAGCGAGATCGACCCCGACCTGGCCGCGCACCCGGACTCCTTCGACATGCGCGGGTACTCGCCGCGCTACCGGCTGATCAACGGCAACACGTTCCCCGAGATCCCGGCGGTCGCGACCAACGCGGGCTCCACGGTGCGGCTGCGCTACGTCAACGCCGGTCAACGCCAGCACCCGATGACGCTGCTCGGCGCGACCCAGAGCACGATCGCCCGCGACGGCCACCCCCTCGGCTTCCCCGACGCGCAGGTGACCGCCGTCCTCGAGCCGGGCACGACGACCGACGCGCTCGTCGCCGTCCCGGACGACGGGACGAGCACCTTCACCCTCTACGAGAGCGGCGACCACCTGCAGTCCGACGGCCAGACGGCCGGTGCCGGCTCCACCGAGGTCGCCTTCGGCGGGATGATGACCGCTCTCGACACCAACGCCCCGGTCGCGACCGGTGACGTGGTCGGGCCCAAGGCGAGCGCCGTGACCCTCACGGCGCCCACCCTGCCCCCGACCGGTCGGGACCCGGTGGCGCTCACCGCGACCCTCGACGACACCAGGACCGGGGGAGCGGCGATCCAGTCCGCCGAGTACGTCCTCGACGACCCGCACACCATCGGGGTGGGCAGCGGGACCCCGCTCACCGTGACCGACCCGACGGCCGGCCGCACCACGGCGACGGGCACCATCACCCCCGACCAGCTCCAGCTCCTCGGCGGTGGCACCCACACGGTGTACGTCCGCGGCGAGGACGCCAACGGCAACTGGGGGGCCTTCGCCGCCGGGACGCTGCTGGTCCAGGGGAGCGGGGCCGCCACGACGGGTGCCTACGTCTCCCCGGCCCTGACCGACCTGCAGGGCGGCACCGCCCTCGACGCCACCGGCGACGCCACGGCGTCCGGCGGCACGGTCACCGGCGCCGAGTACTACCTCCAGGACGACGCCGTGGGCGGACCCACCGACGCGCAGATCGCGGCGGGCGGGACCCCGATGAGCCTCAACCGCACCGACGCGGCCTCCGTCCGCGCCGAGTCGGCCGACCTCAGCGCGGCGATCGCGGGCCTCGGCGACGGGGACCACCTGGCCTGGGTGCGCAGCAAGGACGACCGCGGGCTGTGGGGCCCCTTCACCAAGGTCCCCTTCACCGTCGACACGAAGGGTCCGACCGCCGTGGGCCAGCTCATGCCGAGCCCGACGAACGGGCTGGTCTCCTCGCCCGGCACCCCCGGCTACGCCACGGTGTCGGCGACGGTCGACGACACCTCGGCCGGTGGCCACCGCATCGTCGACGCCGAGGCCTTCGTCGACCCGGCCACCAAGCCGGACCCCACCCGCTACGGCTCCGGCCTGCAGCTGGTGCCGGACGCTCCGACCCTCACGTCGTCGACCGAGTCCTTCCACGGCGGCGTGCCGCTCTCGCAGCTGCGTGCCCTCCCGGAAGGGGAGCACCACGTGTGGGTCCACGGCAAGGACGCGGCGGGCAACTGGGGCGACCTGTTCGACTCCACGTTCCAGGTCACCAAGACCGCGCCGGTCCTCGGCACGGCCGCCCAGGGCCTGGCGGTGCCGGCCGGTAACGCCGGGGCCGCGACGATCACCGCGACCGTCCCCCAGGCCAACCCGAACAACACGGTCTCGAGCACCTGGCTCGGCGCCGCCGAGTTCTGGTGGGGCACCACGGACCCGGGTGTCGGCAAGGGCACCCCGGTGACGGGCACCCTGTCCGCCGGCGTGCTGACCCTCAGCTCGCTCCCGGTCAGCGGCGTCGCCCCCGGTAGCCGGCGGCTCAACGTCCGCGTCGCCGACCTCGCCGGCAACTGGAGCAACCCGGTCGGGGCGACCCTCGCGGTCACGGCTCCGACCCTGGTGCAGGAGCCGTTCTCGGCCCCGCTCGGCTCCGCCTGGACCCGGACCGGGAGCGCGGTCACCGTCGGCAACGGTGTGCTGCAGGTGAGCTCGGGCTCGGCCAAGGCGTACGTCACCTCGACCGCGTCGATCTCGCGCTCGGTGGGGACCACGCTCACCACGGCGACGGCGACCGTCGACGTCGACGCCACCGGGGTCACCCGGGCCGGGTGGACGACGATCCTGTCGGCCACCGGCAGCGGCGGGCAGGTGTTCGGGCTCCAGCTGCAGCGGGCGGCGACCGGACCGGTCCAGGTCCGGACGGTGATGACCCGCCCCGGCACCACCGCCGTCACCGGGACGGCGGTCGCCCTGCCCAGCGGGAAGGCCACGCTCACCCTCGTCTGGCGCGCGGGTCCGAAGAAGGCCACGGCGACCACCCCGGCGGGCCTGCTGACGCTGAGCGTGGACGGGTCCGGCACGCCGGCCTCCTCGTCCACGGGGGCCACCAGCGGGCTGGCGGTGACGGGCCTCTCGCTCGGCGTCGTCGGCACGCCGGCCACCCCCGGCCTGCGCCAGACGCTGCGGCTGGACAACCTGCTGCTCACCCCGTGA